Proteins encoded in a region of the Moritella marina ATCC 15381 genome:
- a CDS encoding amino acid aminotransferase, producing MFEKIVTAAADPILGLTEAFAKDPRAEKINLGVGIYKDETGQTPILKSVKLAEQKLINEEKSKSYLSIEGHKAYASAVQKLLFGADSEVVTSQRAITAQAPGGTGALRTAADFIKSHLTSDRIWVSNPTWANHGNVFNTAGLEVKQYAYYDADTRGLDFNAMLASLAEAEAGDVVLFHGCCHNPTGIDPTLEQWTTLAQLCANKKLLPLFDFAYQGFATGVEEDAAGLRVFAQYCEELLVANSFSKNFGLYNERVGGLTLVAKDQDVATAAFSQIKSGIRANYSNPPAHGAAVVAIILDDEALRNQWIAEVAEMRVRIHAMRELFVATLAEMGVAGDYSFITRQNGMFSFSGLTKEQVATLKDEHAVYIVGSGRISVAGMTKNNMQPLCKALAAVL from the coding sequence ATGTTTGAGAAAATCGTTACAGCAGCAGCAGACCCAATATTAGGTTTAACGGAAGCATTCGCTAAAGATCCTCGTGCCGAAAAAATTAATTTGGGCGTAGGTATTTATAAAGATGAAACGGGTCAAACGCCTATCCTAAAATCAGTTAAATTAGCAGAGCAGAAGCTAATTAATGAAGAAAAAAGTAAAAGTTACTTGAGTATTGAAGGCCATAAAGCTTATGCGTCTGCAGTACAAAAACTATTATTTGGTGCAGATAGCGAAGTTGTAACATCACAGCGTGCAATTACAGCACAAGCACCGGGTGGTACTGGTGCACTACGTACAGCTGCCGATTTTATCAAAAGTCATTTAACCAGTGATCGTATTTGGGTAAGTAACCCGACATGGGCTAATCACGGCAATGTGTTTAATACTGCAGGTTTAGAAGTAAAGCAGTATGCTTATTATGACGCTGATACACGCGGTTTAGATTTTAATGCAATGCTGGCATCTCTAGCAGAAGCGGAAGCGGGTGACGTGGTACTTTTCCATGGTTGCTGCCATAACCCAACGGGTATTGATCCAACATTGGAGCAGTGGACGACGCTTGCGCAACTGTGCGCGAACAAAAAATTATTACCACTGTTTGATTTTGCATACCAAGGTTTTGCAACTGGCGTTGAAGAAGATGCAGCTGGTCTGCGTGTATTCGCACAGTACTGTGAAGAATTACTTGTTGCTAACTCATTCTCTAAAAACTTCGGTTTATACAACGAACGTGTTGGTGGTTTAACACTGGTTGCTAAAGATCAAGATGTTGCTACTGCGGCATTCAGCCAAATCAAATCAGGTATTCGAGCTAATTATTCGAATCCGCCTGCACATGGTGCTGCAGTTGTCGCTATTATCCTTGATGATGAAGCATTACGTAACCAGTGGATTGCTGAAGTAGCTGAGATGCGCGTGCGTATTCATGCAATGCGTGAACTATTTGTCGCTACGTTAGCTGAAATGGGTGTGGCTGGCGACTATAGCTTTATTACTCGTCAAAACGGCATGTTCTCATTCTCTGGTCTGACGAAAGAACAAGTTGCTACATTGAAAGATGAGCACGCTGTTTATATTGTGGGCTCAGGCCGTATCAGTGTTGCTGGTATGACTAAAAACAACATGCAGCCTTTATGTAAAGCGCTTGCTGCGGTACTTTAA
- a CDS encoding L-lactate MFS transporter yields the protein MSNKPLQILLAGIGINLTIGILYAWGVFTVPLAEALNVTATDVKSPYKIAVFTFATCLLIAGILQDKIGPKKVTMLGVTLVGLGLIASGYTTTLTQLEFTFGGIVGAGIGFAYACISPSAMKWWPKGKKGLVSGLTAGGFGLASVYLAPLSTSLIESYGIYDTFKILGAGLLAIAIPLASLLVAPPAGYVADASETTAAASSDDINLTWQQMLKTRQFYQLWVMFMVSAAAGIMLIGSVGNISQSIGLTPEQIAFSVVLLAIFNTGGRVVGGLISDKIGRINTLALVFMMQAANMAFFTTITTQIPLMIAIAVGAMSYGALLSVFPTITADNYGLKTYGTNFGILYSSWGVSGFFGGFLATVAGSTNNTYFAFAALLVLVTVIAFFTKPVDKAAVLAKEEGKLKAAKA from the coding sequence ATGAGTAATAAACCACTTCAAATCCTATTAGCTGGTATCGGCATAAACTTAACAATTGGTATTCTATACGCATGGGGTGTTTTCACTGTACCGCTAGCTGAAGCGTTAAACGTGACTGCTACAGATGTAAAATCACCATACAAAATTGCTGTATTCACATTTGCTACTTGTTTACTTATTGCTGGTATTTTACAAGACAAGATCGGTCCTAAAAAAGTGACTATGCTTGGTGTTACTCTAGTAGGTCTTGGCCTTATTGCTTCAGGTTACACAACGACGTTAACGCAACTTGAATTTACTTTTGGTGGTATTGTTGGTGCCGGTATCGGTTTCGCATACGCATGTATTAGCCCAAGTGCTATGAAATGGTGGCCAAAGGGTAAGAAAGGTTTAGTAAGTGGTCTAACAGCTGGTGGTTTCGGACTTGCATCTGTTTACTTAGCTCCGCTATCTACAAGCCTGATTGAAAGCTATGGTATCTACGATACATTCAAAATATTAGGTGCTGGTCTATTGGCCATTGCTATCCCATTAGCATCATTACTTGTTGCTCCACCTGCTGGTTATGTTGCTGATGCATCAGAAACAACAGCGGCAGCGTCAAGCGATGACATTAATCTGACTTGGCAACAAATGCTGAAAACGCGTCAATTTTACCAGTTATGGGTAATGTTCATGGTTTCAGCTGCTGCAGGTATCATGCTTATTGGTTCTGTTGGTAACATCAGCCAATCAATTGGTCTAACGCCTGAGCAAATTGCATTCAGTGTCGTATTACTGGCTATTTTCAACACGGGTGGTCGTGTTGTTGGTGGTTTAATTTCTGACAAAATTGGTCGTATTAATACACTTGCTTTAGTGTTCATGATGCAAGCGGCTAACATGGCGTTCTTTACGACGATTACAACGCAAATCCCACTGATGATTGCGATTGCAGTTGGTGCGATGTCGTACGGTGCATTATTAAGTGTATTCCCTACGATCACAGCTGATAACTACGGTCTAAAAACTTACGGCACTAACTTCGGTATCCTTTATTCTTCATGGGGTGTATCTGGTTTCTTCGGTGGTTTCTTAGCAACGGTTGCAGGTTCAACTAACAATACTTATTTTGCTTTCGCAGCACTATTAGTTCTTGTTACTGTTATTGCATTCTTTACTAAGCCAGTAGATAAAGCGGCTGTATTAGCAAAAGAAGAAGGCAAATTAAAAGCTGCTAAAGCTTAA
- the mrcB gene encoding penicillin-binding protein 1B, whose protein sequence is MSKKINSDKTKNRKRLWWTLLLIPVLVGIAVMIYLDVIIRTTYDENKWAVPSTVYARPLELYEGAALTVKDLQTELSLLGYKFVGNPTKPGQANILGEQVHLYTPGFQFSDGLEPPRNISLTVKNGAVVKLDSDDHAALLRLEPVVIGGIYPAHNEDRLLVQLSEVPKSLQAMLVAVEDDSFYDHHGISVRGIARALVANIKQGGISQGASTLTQQLVKNYYLTSERTLSRKAQEALMAILLELHFSKDAILQGYINEIYLGQDGPRAIHGFGLASQYYFKTPLAELALDKQALLVALVRGASYYNPWRNPERALKRRDLVLDIAVREGRLDAELAAAAKAQPLGMGEQTASSTKRFPAYLDLVRRQLQRDYKVEDLSENGLSIFTHFDPLVQSSAELSLTKSIARHKRDGLSAKLEGAIVITRPNTGAVIAIVGGANTRFAGFNRAIDARRQVGSLIKPAVYLTALEQPEQYNLATVISDDEYNLPLPNGDVWSPKNYDKKNHGDVLLYSALAKSYNQSTARLGNEIGLANIVDTLRRLGVEQKVPELPAITLGAVDMSPLSVAQMYQTLSADGFYTPLLAISTVVDPKGEVLKSYPLAVDKRFDAGSVYMLRHAMQAVTHEGSGRALEWLLPDFEVAGKTGTTNNLRDSWFAGFSGDMMAVVWMGSDDNASIGLTGSSGALRVWADIFRQRSALPIQNLPPQNITVGWVDKETGQGSQGSCFNSIPLPFISGYEPEVELRCNQGVKRVIEWFRDLVE, encoded by the coding sequence GTGAGTAAAAAAATAAACAGCGATAAGACTAAAAACCGTAAACGTTTATGGTGGACGTTATTGCTTATTCCGGTGCTTGTTGGTATCGCGGTGATGATTTATTTAGATGTGATAATTCGTACTACTTACGATGAAAATAAGTGGGCGGTACCATCGACGGTTTATGCGCGTCCGCTTGAGTTATATGAAGGTGCGGCGTTAACGGTTAAAGATTTGCAGACTGAACTGAGCTTGTTAGGCTATAAATTTGTCGGCAATCCCACCAAACCAGGACAAGCAAATATTCTAGGTGAACAAGTTCATCTCTATACTCCTGGTTTTCAATTTAGTGATGGCCTTGAACCTCCCCGTAATATCTCATTGACAGTGAAAAATGGCGCTGTGGTAAAACTTGATAGTGATGATCATGCTGCTTTATTACGTTTGGAACCCGTTGTTATTGGCGGTATTTACCCGGCACATAATGAAGACCGATTATTAGTGCAGCTATCAGAAGTGCCGAAATCGTTACAAGCGATGTTGGTGGCAGTTGAAGATGATAGTTTTTATGATCATCATGGTATTTCTGTGCGTGGTATTGCCCGTGCTTTAGTGGCAAATATTAAACAAGGCGGCATATCTCAAGGTGCATCAACGCTGACTCAGCAATTAGTCAAGAATTATTACCTTACTTCAGAGCGAACCCTAAGCCGTAAAGCGCAGGAAGCACTCATGGCGATCTTACTGGAGCTGCACTTTAGTAAAGACGCTATTTTACAAGGTTATATAAATGAAATTTATCTCGGTCAAGATGGTCCTCGTGCTATTCATGGTTTCGGTTTAGCCAGTCAATATTATTTCAAAACACCGCTTGCCGAGTTGGCGCTCGATAAGCAGGCGTTATTGGTTGCCTTGGTACGTGGTGCGAGTTATTACAATCCATGGAGAAATCCAGAACGCGCGCTTAAACGTCGAGATCTAGTGTTAGATATTGCGGTGCGTGAAGGGCGTTTAGACGCCGAACTTGCTGCGGCCGCTAAAGCACAACCATTAGGGATGGGCGAACAGACTGCGAGTAGTACCAAGCGTTTTCCTGCCTATCTCGATTTAGTACGCCGTCAATTACAGCGTGATTATAAAGTCGAAGACTTAAGTGAAAATGGACTGTCTATTTTTACTCACTTTGATCCTTTAGTGCAAAGCAGTGCTGAATTAAGCCTAACCAAATCGATTGCACGACATAAACGTGATGGTTTAAGTGCTAAACTAGAAGGTGCGATTGTTATTACTCGGCCAAATACTGGTGCTGTGATTGCTATCGTTGGTGGGGCTAATACCCGTTTTGCTGGCTTTAATCGTGCTATTGATGCAAGGCGTCAAGTAGGCTCGTTAATTAAACCTGCGGTGTATTTGACGGCTTTAGAGCAGCCAGAACAATATAACTTAGCGACAGTGATTAGCGATGACGAATATAATTTACCGTTACCTAATGGCGATGTTTGGTCACCGAAAAATTATGATAAGAAAAACCACGGTGACGTGTTGTTATATAGTGCGCTCGCGAAATCTTATAATCAATCGACTGCGCGCTTAGGTAATGAAATTGGTTTAGCTAACATTGTGGATACGCTAAGGCGCTTAGGTGTCGAGCAAAAAGTCCCTGAGTTACCTGCGATTACATTAGGTGCGGTCGATATGTCGCCGCTTTCTGTGGCCCAGATGTACCAGACTTTATCTGCTGATGGTTTTTATACGCCGTTATTGGCGATCAGTACCGTTGTTGACCCTAAAGGGGAAGTACTAAAAAGTTACCCATTAGCAGTTGATAAGCGCTTCGATGCTGGTTCAGTGTACATGCTGCGCCATGCAATGCAGGCGGTGACGCATGAAGGTTCAGGCAGAGCGCTAGAATGGCTATTGCCTGATTTTGAAGTGGCAGGTAAAACGGGAACAACGAATAATTTACGAGATAGTTGGTTTGCTGGCTTCTCGGGTGACATGATGGCGGTGGTATGGATGGGGAGTGATGATAATGCCTCGATTGGTCTAACTGGTTCAAGTGGCGCATTACGTGTTTGGGCTGATATTTTCCGCCAGCGTTCGGCCTTACCGATCCAAAACTTACCGCCACAAAACATTACTGTTGGTTGGGTAGATAAAGAGACTGGCCAGGGTAGTCAAGGCAGTTGCTTTAATTCGATTCCGCTCCCTTTTATAAGCGGTTATGAACCGGAAGTTGAATTACGTTGTAACCAAGGTGTGAAGCGGGTTATTGAATGGTTTCGAGACTTGGTCGAATAA
- a CDS encoding tetratricopeptide repeat protein, which produces MKIIKRLCLLLLPWLLTACGTIPTYNSNGTEVQGSTNTSKAEQSKPTPAVKAKQAAVDETAQAPAAVLSLMKRAEEQVARGDNPGAIASLERAIRIAPRYPETYYRLGERYFNQGNYKQARSLAEKSITLGADWLLRRQAESLMERASAYQ; this is translated from the coding sequence ATGAAAATAATTAAACGCTTGTGTCTGTTGCTTTTACCTTGGTTGCTGACTGCTTGTGGCACCATTCCTACGTATAATTCCAATGGAACTGAAGTGCAAGGCTCGACGAATACCAGTAAAGCTGAACAAAGCAAGCCAACACCTGCAGTTAAGGCAAAGCAAGCAGCTGTTGACGAAACTGCTCAAGCGCCTGCGGCGGTGTTATCGCTGATGAAACGTGCTGAAGAGCAGGTGGCTCGTGGTGATAACCCTGGCGCTATCGCATCCTTAGAGCGCGCTATCCGTATTGCTCCACGTTATCCTGAAACCTATTACCGTTTAGGTGAGCGCTATTTTAATCAAGGTAATTATAAACAAGCCCGTTCATTAGCTGAAAAGTCAATAACACTGGGTGCAGATTGGCTGTTACGCCGACAAGCCGAATCGTTAATGGAACGAGCATCGGCATATCAATAA